GATTAACGAATATTAATGTTCTGCTGCTTGCGGCGCTTGATAATAAGTCTCATTATTAATTTTATTATCATCATGGCTCCCCCGAATTCCCGAGTAGGCCATGATTTCTTTGGCTGCGGATTAGAGGCTCTTCCCATGAAAAATATGAAAGCAAAACTGCGTTCTTTCCTGCGTGACGAGAGCGGTGTAACGGCGATCGAATACGGCATTCTTGCGGCGGCAATGGCGGCAGCAATTGGCGCTATTTTCGGCGGCGACGGTATCTTCGTGAAAGCGCTGAATGAGAAATTCACCCAAATCGCCGATCAGATTACCGGCACGGGCACCAGCGGCGGTACCTCCGGCGCAGCGAAATAATCACGTAATGGCGGATTACACGCACTGGCCGCAGACGGCGCTGCTGATGGGCTGCCTGCTGTGGTGTATCAGTACCGACCTGTTAGTACGCAAAATTACCAATCGGGTGGTGCTGATTTTATTGCTGGGCTGGCTGTTCTTCAGCGCTTCACACGTCCTGCAATCCGGTGCGGTAGATATGTTGGCACTACGGAAAACGCTTTGGGCGTTGCCTGGCGCGGCGGCAGTACTGGTTGTGGGGTTTTTGCTTTTCCTCACCGGCAGACTAGGTGCAGGGGATGTGAAGCTGATGAGCGTGCTGTGCCTGTGGGTTGGGCAGGGGCACCAGATCGTTTTCGTCATGGTAACGGCGCTGGCTGGCGGTGTTTTGGCGCTTAGCCTGCCGCTGCTGAATACTGTACCCACAGCGGTGGCGATGGGCATTCAAACCACCAACCGGATATTCAAGAGTCGGTTGCCTATGCCACCTGCATTGCCCGCCGATCTTTCTCAAGGCATACCTTACGGCGTCGCC
The genomic region above belongs to Pectobacterium colocasium and contains:
- a CDS encoding Flp family type IVb pilin, which produces MKNMKAKLRSFLRDESGVTAIEYGILAAAMAAAIGAIFGGDGIFVKALNEKFTQIADQITGTGTSGGTSGAAK
- a CDS encoding A24 family peptidase, producing MADYTHWPQTALLMGCLLWCISTDLLVRKITNRVVLILLLGWLFFSASHVLQSGAVDMLALRKTLWALPGAAAVLVVGFLLFLTGRLGAGDVKLMSVLCLWVGQGHQIVFVMVTALAGGVLALSLPLLNTVPTAVAMGIQTTNRIFKSRLPMPPALPADLSQGIPYGVAIAFGAMYVLIFPLF